In Prunus dulcis chromosome 2, ALMONDv2, whole genome shotgun sequence, a single genomic region encodes these proteins:
- the LOC117619471 gene encoding gibberellin 20-oxidase-like protein produces the protein MSEIPQTSVKLPMLDISQPILHPSSLSSLAEAFKTWGFLHITNHGISKDLFRKLYSLSNGLFSLPSDTKLKLGPFSSAKTYTPHFIASPFFESLRVSGPKFFESAQTSANVLFDQHNSEFSEILQEYGSKMTELSKKIVKIALMSLGDGLVKKFYESEFQNCHGYLRINNYSAPESLEDHEDEVEGLGMHTDMSCVTIVYQDEIGGLQVRSKEGKWMDISPCEGTLVVNIGDMFQAWSNEKLRSSEHRVILKQPVNRFSLAYFWCFEDEKVIFAPDDVLGEENVRIYNPFVCLDYLKFRESNERGKFEKVGFTVRDFAGIKQQAKCDS, from the exons ATGTCAGAAATACCTCAAACTTCTGTTAAACTTCCCATGCTAGACATTTCTCAGCCAATATTGCACCCTTCTTCTTTATCCTCTCTAGCTGAAGCCTTCAAAACATGGGGCTTCTTGCACATCACCAATCATGGGATCTCCAAAGATCTTTTCAGAAAACTATATTCACTTTCAAATGGCCTCTTCAGCCTCCCTTCTGATACTAAACTCAAACTTGGTCCTTTCTCTTCTGCAAAAACTTATACTCCTCATTTCATAGCCTCTCCGTTCTTTGAAAGCCTCAGAGTTTCTGGCCCAAAGTTCTTTGAGTCTGCTCAAACTTCTGCCAATGTTCTCTTTGACCAACACAACTCTGAATTCAG TGAGATATTACAAGAATATGGGAGCAAGATGACAGAATTATCGAAGAAAATCGTGAAGATCGCGCTGATGAGCTTGGGGGATGGTTTGGTaaagaaattttatgaatCTGAATTCCAAAATTGTCATGGTTACTTAAGAATAAATAACTACTCAGCTCCAGAAAGCTTGGAAGATCATGAAGATGAGGTTGAAGGACTTGGAATGCACACAGACATGAGCTGTGTAACAATTGTGTACCAAGATGAAATCGGAGGGCTTCAAGTGAGATCAAAGGAGGGTAAGTGGATGGACATAAGCCCGTGTGAGGGGACCTTGGTGGTGAACATAGGGGATATGTTTCAAGCCTGGAGCAATGAGAAGTTAAGGTCATCAGAACATAGAGTCATTCTAAAGCAGCCGGTGAACCGCTTTTCTCTGGCCTACTTTTGGTGTTTTGAAGATGAGAAGGTGATATTTGCACCAGATGATGTGTTGGGGGAAGAGAATGTGAGGATTTACAATCCATTTGTTTGCTTGGACTATTTGAAATTCAGAGAGAGCAATGAGAGAGGGAAGTTTGAAAAGGTTGGGTTTACTGTAAGGGATTTTGCTGGGATTAAACAGCAAGCCAAATGTGACagttga
- the LOC117618295 gene encoding uncharacterized protein LOC117618295: protein MTGGTLEVLLVDAEGIRHTNLLGRASYHVIIECGTREYRSKESSSEDDKISWNEKFTFQFPLSDWKNLTHLKFRIMDTELFTDAGFVGETIVHLGGIITEGKDRGFIELKPAPYNVVLEDDTYKGEIKIGFRFITNKEAHVIETREFLAEDKTKPRGSIRLYVGVTFYNGTF, encoded by the exons ATGACAGGAGGAACCCTTGAAGTACTTCTTGTAGATGCTGAAGGCATTAGGCACACAAATCTTCTTG GTAGAGCATCCTACCACGTGATCATAGAGTGTGGCACTCGAGAATATAGAAGCAAAGAATCATCAA GTGAAGATGACAAAATTAGCTGGAATGAAAAATTCACGTTTCAATTTCCATTGTCAGATTGGAAAAACTTAACTCATCTCAAATTCAGAATTATGGACACCGAGTTGTTCACAGATGCTGGATTTGTTGGTGAAACCAT AGTTCATCTTGGTGGAATAATTACTGAGGGGAAGGACAGAGGATTCATTGAATTAAAACCAGCTCCGTACAATGTGGTGCTTGAAGATGACACCTATAAAGGAGAGATAAAGATTGGGTTTCGATTTATCACAAAT AAAGAAGCGCATGTGATAGAGACAAGGGAATTCTTGGCAGAGGACAAAACTAAACCAAGAGGATCAATCC GGTTGTATGTTGGTGTTACATTCTATAATGGcacattttaa